In Citrus sinensis cultivar Valencia sweet orange chromosome 2, DVS_A1.0, whole genome shotgun sequence, a single genomic region encodes these proteins:
- the LOC102622733 gene encoding uclacyanin 1-like, giving the protein MAVLRTFICVAATAMLIQLSMAANYTVGGPNGGWDTATDLRTWATSQKFLVGDNLIFQYPSSHDVTEVSKPDYDSCQTSNKIQSYTDGNTVIPLSSPGKRYFICGAPGHCTVGMKVEIDALASTSPAPASPSKPPQASLAAPTPQASSKTPPPASPAPETSSPSPEESPKSAPTVSPASPSSSPLGSPPPSPDVPTADSPSTSPPPSGLSQPPQPSSAAKVVFKTIMAMGFSFGIMMLLAF; this is encoded by the exons ATGGCAGTGCTAAGAACATTCATATGCGTGGCCGCTACAGCCATGCTCATTCAACTATCTATGGCAGCAAATTACACAGTTGGAGGTCCAAATGGTGGTTGGGATACGGCCACAGACCTGAGAACTTGGGCAACTTCTCAAAAATTTCTCGTTGGTGATAATTTGA TTTTCCAGTATCCATCAAGCCATGATGTGACCGAAGTTTCAAAGCCAGATTATGATTCCTGCCAGACAAGCAACAAAATTCAGAGTTATACTGATGGCAACACAGTCATCCCACTCTCTTCTCCAGGCAAGAGATACTTCATCTGTGGAGCACCGGGACATTGTACTGTAGGAATGAAGGTGGAAATCGACGCTCTTGCATCAACTTCCCCAGCACCAGCATCACCTTCAAAACCACCGCAAGCTTCCCTAGCAGCTCCCACACCACAAGCCTCTTCTAAGACCCCACCACCAGCTTCCCCAGCTCCAGAAACTTCCTCTCCCTCACCTGAAGAATCACCAAAATCTGCTCCCACAGTGTCCCCTGCGTCTCCATCAAGTTCACCTTTGGGCAGTCCCCCACCTTCCCCTGATGTTCCTACAGCAGACTCTCCTTCAACTTCCCCTCCTCCAAGTGGTCTCTCGCAGCCACCCCAGCCATCATCAGCTGCCAAAGTTGTCTTCAAAACCATCATGGCAATGGGGTTCAGCTTTGGAATCATGATGCTTCTTGCCTTCTAA
- the LOC102623026 gene encoding transcription factor ILR3-like isoform X2, with protein sequence MEIASSDNSDWLIDYSIVDDIPIAGNFDWPSQAAPAVNASSAASVTIDCSFGDSDGPKEVEAGSRKRLRSESCCVSGSKACREKLRRDRLNERFLELGSMLEPGRPPKTDKATILSDAVQMMEQLRTEAQKLKQSNENLQEKIKELKAEKNELRDEKQRLKADKEKLQQQVKVMSAPSGFLPHPSSMSAAFAAQSQVAGNKLVPFIGYPGVAMWQFMPPAAVDTSQDHVLRPPVA encoded by the exons ATGGAGATTGCGTCATCTGACAACTCTGACTGGCTCATCGATTATAGCATAGTCGACGACATTCCTATCGCCGGAAACTTCGACTGGCCTTCCCAGGCCGCCCCCGCCGTTAACGCGTCCTCTGCTGCAAG TGTGACGATTGACTGCTCATTTGGTGATTCAGATGGCCCAAAGGAAGTTGAAGCTGGCTCCCGAAAAAG gTTGAGGTCTGAATCATGCTGTGTATCTGGCTCCAAAGCATGCCGTGAGAAGTTGCGGAGGGATCGGTTGAATGAGAG GTTTCTCGAATTGGGTTCTATGCTGGAGCCTGGAAGACCACCCAAGACGGACAAGGCTACTATTTTGAGCGATGCTGTTCAAATGATGGAGCAGTTAAGAACTGAAGCCCAGAAACTGAAGCAATCGAATGAGAATTTgcaagaaaagattaaagaattGAAG GCTGAGAAGAATGAGCTCCGTGATGAGAAGCAGAGGCTAAAGGCTGATAAAGAGAAGTTGCAACAGCAAGTCAAAGTGATGAGTGCTCCATCAGGGTTTTTGCCTCATCCCTCTTCAATGTCGGCTGCATTTGCTGCCCAAAGCCAGGTTGCTGGTAACAAGCTGGTGCCTTTCATTGGTTACCCTGGTGTTGCAATGTGGCAATTCATGCCACCTGCTGCTGTTGATACATCACAGGATCACGTACTTCGTCCTCCGGTTGCTTAA
- the LOC102623304 gene encoding beta-amylase, which translates to MQASPAALTYDEKMLPNYVPIYVMLPLGVITNDNVLEDKDKLESQLKELKAAGVDGIMVDVWWGIIESKGPRQYDWSAYRSLFELIQQYELKLQAIMSFHQCGGNVGDVVTIPIPKWVLEIGETNPDIFYTNRSGNRNKEYLTIGVDHKPLFDGRTAIEIYSDYMKSFRKNMFDFLEAGVIIDIEVGLGPAGELRYPSYPESQGWVFPGIGEFQCYDKYLKAEFKEAATASGHPEWELPDNAGTYNDKPESTEFFKTNGTYLSEQGNFFLTWYSNKLMFHGDEILDEANKAFLGCKVKLAAKVSGIHWWYLADNHAAEITAGYYNLNDRDGYRPIARILSRHYGILNFTCLEMRNSEQDAAAKCGPQELVQQVLSGGWRENIEVAGENALSRYDATAYNQILLNARPNGVNKEGPPKLRMYGVTYLRLSDDLLAENNFKIFKIFVKKMHADQDYCPDPQKYNHEIDPLERSKPKFSNEELMEATKKLLPFPWDEETDMNVGGTRGILAALFGKIFSMFK; encoded by the exons ATGCAGGCTTCACCAGCAGCTCTCACTTATGATGAAAAGATGTTGCCAAACTATGTGCCTATTTATGTCATGCTCCCT TTGGGAGTTATTACAAATGATAATGTTTTAGAAGACAAAGACAAGCTGGAGTCACAGCTCAAGGAGCTAAAAGCTGCAGGTGTTGATGGGATTATGGTGGATGTATGGTGGGGGATTATAGAATCCAAGGGCCCTAGGCAGTATGATTGGAGTGCTTACAGGAGCTTGTTTGAACTCATTCAACAATATGAACTGAAGTTACAAGCTATAATGTCATTCCACCAATGTGGTGGAAATGTTGGAGATGTCGTTACCATCCCAATTCCCAAATGGGTGCTTGAAATCGGAGAAACAAACCCCGATATCTTTTACACAAATCGTTCGGGTAACAGGAACAAGGAGTACCTCACAATTGGCGTTGATCACAAGCCTCTCTTTGATGGAAGAACTGCCATTGAG ATTTATAGTGACTACATGAAAAGCTTCAGGAAGAATATGTTTGATTTTCTAGAAGCAGGAGTGATAATAGACATTGAAGTAGGACTTGGTCCTGCAGGGGAGCTAAGGTACCCCTCTTATCCGGAAAGTCAAGGGTGGGTTTTTCCAGGGATAGGTGAATTCCAG TGCTACGACAAATATCTCAAAGCGGAATTCAAGGAGGCAGCAACAGCTTCAGGGCACCCTGAATGGGAATTACCTGATAATGCAGGAACATACAATGACAAACCGGAATCTACTGAGTTCTTTAAGACAAATGGAACATACCTTAGCGAACAAGGAAATTTTTTCTTGACTTGGTACTCCAACAAGTTAATGTTCCATGGTGATGAGATCCTTGACGAAGCCAACAAAGCTTTCTTGGGATGTAAAGTCAAGTTAGCAGCTAAA GTGTCCGGAATCCATTGGTGGTACTTAGCTGATAATCATGCTGCAGAGATTACTGCAGGATATTACAACTTGAATGATAGAGATGGGTACCGGCCTATCGCAAGGATTCTCTCACGGCATTATGGCATTTTAAATTTCACCTGTCTTGAGATGAGGAACTCAGAACAAGATGCTGCCGCCAAATGCGGACCTCAGGAACTTGTTCAGCAG GTTTTAAGTGGAGGGTGGAGAGAGAATATTGAAGTTGCAGGGGAAAATGCACTTTCAAGATATGATGCTACAGCGTACaatcaaattctattaaatGCTAGGCCAAATGGTGTCAACAAAGAAGGGCCACCAAAACTTAGGATGTATGGGGTGACATATCTTCGTTTATCAGATGACCTGTTAGCAGAAAATAACTTCaagatatttaagatttttgtGAAGAAAATGCATGCAGATCAG GATTACTGTCCAGACCCGCAAAAGTACAATCATGAAATTGATCCACTTGAACGTTCAAAGccaaagttttcaaatgaGGAACTTATGGAAGCGACCAAGAAACTGCTGCCGTTCCCATGGGATGAAGAAACTGACATGAATGTTGGTGGTACTCGTGGTATACTTGCGGCTTTGTTTGGCAAAATATTCTCTATGTTCAAGTGA
- the LOC102623603 gene encoding uncharacterized protein LOC102623603, protein MSFYQPKVENITTIHEAVDHEKFLYSAIRRVEKLNAKLLQKESASRIPESIELEAASFFDGNEVPVPPNSKKKRRNPSMCEYHHARTNSPTSLNPKNQYLNKEGHWILESGWAME, encoded by the exons ATGAG TTTTTACCAACCAAAGGTGGAGAACATCACCACAATTCATGAAGCTGTTGATCATGAGAAATTCCTTTACAGTGCAATTCGACGTGTAGAAAAGCTGAAT GCAAAACTCCTTCAGAAAGAGAGTGCATCCAGAATTCCTGAGAGTATTGAG CTTGAAGCTGCTTCTTTCTTCGATGGAAATGAAGTGCCTGTGCCTCcgaattcaaaaaaaaaaag GAGGAATCCATCAATGTGTGAATATCACCATGCACGAACAAACTCACCCACCAGTCTCAACCCAAAGAATCAATACCTGAACAAGGAAGGGCATTGGATTCTTGAGAGTGGCTGGGCAATGGAATGA
- the LOC102623026 gene encoding transcription factor ILR3-like isoform X1: MEIASSDNSDWLIDYSIVDDIPIAGNFDWPSQAAPAVNASSAASVTIDCSFGDSDGPKEVEAGSRKRLRSESCCVSGSKACREKLRRDRLNERFLELGSMLEPGRPPKTDKATILSDAVQMMEQLRTEAQKLKQSNENLQEKIKELKGLDDHVQLSCCLSMQAEKNELRDEKQRLKADKEKLQQQVKVMSAPSGFLPHPSSMSAAFAAQSQVAGNKLVPFIGYPGVAMWQFMPPAAVDTSQDHVLRPPVA; encoded by the exons ATGGAGATTGCGTCATCTGACAACTCTGACTGGCTCATCGATTATAGCATAGTCGACGACATTCCTATCGCCGGAAACTTCGACTGGCCTTCCCAGGCCGCCCCCGCCGTTAACGCGTCCTCTGCTGCAAG TGTGACGATTGACTGCTCATTTGGTGATTCAGATGGCCCAAAGGAAGTTGAAGCTGGCTCCCGAAAAAG gTTGAGGTCTGAATCATGCTGTGTATCTGGCTCCAAAGCATGCCGTGAGAAGTTGCGGAGGGATCGGTTGAATGAGAG GTTTCTCGAATTGGGTTCTATGCTGGAGCCTGGAAGACCACCCAAGACGGACAAGGCTACTATTTTGAGCGATGCTGTTCAAATGATGGAGCAGTTAAGAACTGAAGCCCAGAAACTGAAGCAATCGAATGAGAATTTgcaagaaaagattaaagaattGAAG GGTTTGGATGACCATGTGCAACTTAGTTGCTGTTTATCCATGCAGGCTGAGAAGAATGAGCTCCGTGATGAGAAGCAGAGGCTAAAGGCTGATAAAGAGAAGTTGCAACAGCAAGTCAAAGTGATGAGTGCTCCATCAGGGTTTTTGCCTCATCCCTCTTCAATGTCGGCTGCATTTGCTGCCCAAAGCCAGGTTGCTGGTAACAAGCTGGTGCCTTTCATTGGTTACCCTGGTGTTGCAATGTGGCAATTCATGCCACCTGCTGCTGTTGATACATCACAGGATCACGTACTTCGTCCTCCGGTTGCTTAA
- the LOC107175768 gene encoding proline-rich receptor-like protein kinase PERK8, whose product MCYVGKATKIFIFIVTVLVVLGLVLGFGLLRRSIQKSHECSGDSCHSPSPPMLYPNPIPNPNSPSSNTSPTPPSPGIGSTTPPGPQSPNPSSNPPAPLTSIAPPPPPMLTSPPPPSQQQVITTAAPPPGSPSNLVLVSPGPANVSSGGFQPPRNLQSCNCDSIVGNVKNSDESQSSPEIPIIPTSVSPPIVHDDHGGAGEDNNDTLRESVNQAPPEPPAPPVEPKLRRSTRDR is encoded by the exons atgtGTTATGTGGGGAAAGCAACAAAGATCTTCATTTTCATAGTCACCGTGCTGGTGGTTCTGGGTCTCGTATTGGGGTTTGGTCTCTTGCGCCGTAGCATCCAAAAATCTCATGAATGCTCCGGTGACTCTTGCCATTCACCTTCACCACCTATGCTCTACCCAAACCCCATTCCCAATCCCAATTCCCCCAGTTCAAACACTAGCCCTACCCCACCTAGCCCTGGCATTGGCTCGACGACTCCGCCTGGCCCACAATCTCCAAATCCCAGCTCAAACCCACCTGCCCCACTTACCTCGATTGCCCCTCCTCCGCCACCAATGCTGACGTCACCACCGCCTCCGTCGCAGCAGCAGGTTATCACCACTGCGGCGCCGCCGCCGGGCAGTCCATCAAATCTCGTGTTGGTGAGTCCTGGCCCGGCGAACG TTTCTTCTGGTGGGTTCCAACCACCAAGGAATCTTCAAAGCTGTAACTGTGACTCT ATAGTTGGTAATGTAAAGAATAGTGATGAGTCTCAGTCATCCCCAGAGATTCCTATTATTCCAACTTCAGTTTCTCCACCTATAGTTCATGATGATCATGGGGGAGCTGGAGAGGATAATAATGATACTCTAAGAGAATCAGTTAACCAGGCACCTCCAGAACCACCAGCACCACCAGTTGAGCCAAAATTGAGAAGATCCACCAGAGACCGATGA